CGGGTGGCGTTGAAAATCGTCAAACCCGGCGTGGGATCCAAAGAAGTCATCGCTCGGTTCGAAGCCGAACGGCAAGCCGTTGCCTTGATGAGTCACCCAAACATTACCCAAGTGTTTGACGCGGGCGTGACCACCGATCACCGTCCTTACTTCGTCATGGAATTGGTGCGTGGACTTCCCATCACTGATTTCTGCGATAAAAAACAGATGGATGTTCGCCAGCGTCTGAACCTCATGATCGATGTGTGTTCCGCGGTGCATCACGCTCATCAAAAAGGCGTGATTCATCGCGACATCAAGCCGTCCAATGTCATGGTGACATTGCATGACGGAAAGGCCGTTGCGAAAGTGATCGACTTCGGCGTCGCCAAGGCACTGGGGCAAAAGCTCACCGACAAAACCGTCTACACGCGGTTCTTCTCGATGATCGGGACGCCGCTCTACATGAGTCCCGAACAAGCCGAGATGAGCGGTTTGGACGTGGACACGCGCAGTGATATTTATTCGCTCGGTGTGCTGCTCTACGAGTTGCTGGTCGGAGCGACGCCGTTCGATCGAGGCCGCCTGGACTCCGCTGGGCTGGACGAAATGCGGCGAATCATTCGCGAAGAAGAACCGCCTCGTCCCAGCACTCGGTTGTCGACACTGACTGCGGAACGCACCCGCAGCTTGGGAATTCAATCCGATGCAGTCGGCCCATCCCAATCACGAAGTTTGAGCTCCGACTTGCGAGGTGACTTGGACTGGATCGTGATGAAAGCGTTGGAGAAGGACAGAACGCGCCGGTACGATTCCGCTGCTTCCTTGGCCGATGACATCCGCCACTACCTGCGAGGCGAACCGGTCACGGCCAGACCACCCAGCAGGTTCTATCAGTTCCAAAAGTTCGCTCGGCGAAATCGCGTTGCCATCGGAACAGCGACCTTGGTCGGGTGCACGATGGTCCTCGGTACCGCCGCCAGCCTCTGGCAAATGTCCGAGGCGATCCGAGAACGAAACGCGAAGGACGAAGCGTTGCGGGATGCGATGGTTGCAAAGACCGAAGCGATCATAGCCAAACAAGAAGTCGAACGATTCGCGGAAGGATTGACAGTTGCCAACGAATTGGTCGCCAGTGGTCAGACACACGCCAACTCAGGACAGTGGCGTGAAGCTGCTCGCGAATTCGATGCCGCGGTAGAGATCCAGCCCAGCTATGACTTGCCCCGAGTGCAGCGTGCCCAGTTGTACTCTCGGTTGCGTCTATGGCCCGAAGCGGCGAAAGACTACGCCATCGCGCTCGACACCGGTGCACGCACCTCCCAGCCTCAGTGGTGGGGCGTTCCCGCGTTGTTCTTATACACAGGGTACCCCGACGAGTACCGGCGTTTGGCGAAGCAGTACCAAGAACAACTTTTGGATGATCCCGAGCATTCGCATTG
The Rhodopirellula bahusiensis DNA segment above includes these coding regions:
- a CDS encoding serine/threonine protein kinase; protein product: MINPTERAIFLQAIEEENIDDRLAYLDSACGSDLSLRNAVEDLLAAHEQPAALLDHPIGADRSHSAFSEPHTEAIIDHIGMQIGPYKLREQIGEGGFGLVFVAEQEQPVRRRVALKIVKPGVGSKEVIARFEAERQAVALMSHPNITQVFDAGVTTDHRPYFVMELVRGLPITDFCDKKQMDVRQRLNLMIDVCSAVHHAHQKGVIHRDIKPSNVMVTLHDGKAVAKVIDFGVAKALGQKLTDKTVYTRFFSMIGTPLYMSPEQAEMSGLDVDTRSDIYSLGVLLYELLVGATPFDRGRLDSAGLDEMRRIIREEEPPRPSTRLSTLTAERTRSLGIQSDAVGPSQSRSLSSDLRGDLDWIVMKALEKDRTRRYDSAASLADDIRHYLRGEPVTARPPSRFYQFQKFARRNRVAIGTATLVGCTMVLGTAASLWQMSEAIRERNAKDEALRDAMVAKTEAIIAKQEVERFAEGLTVANELVASGQTHANSGQWREAAREFDAAVEIQPSYDLPRVQRAQLYSRLRLWPEAAKDYAIALDTGARTSQPQWWGVPALFLYTGYPDEYRRLAKQYQEQLLDDPEHSHWLLVRGLTAGDQTNSSMDAEAIADLAHVWLWQRRSGPPAGADRPRPSDDRRRRDYLGRLPPPENSPLCVCQFTTGLAELRAGKFNSAAELFLKAASDDRWPAIYKVDAPLALAYHHLGKTDLAQQKLESSEQALKERLEEVQRQGQMTNPSPWFDLVEALLLHEEACRKIADRPSSLQSQLDQIRQASLDLIGKG